AATAATGAAGAGCAAACAAAGAGTTTAAACACCTCATAAAACATCCatacaatgttacaaacatGTCCCAAATGACACATGCTGCAGTTGTTAATAAGTTGTAAGGATTCCAGTGAAAGACTGTTGGTCATAGTTTAATAGTTTCTACTTATTCACGGCATTAATAGCCTACTTATACACCGCTGTCATGTTATAGTTAAAACGATTATTCATGTAATCTCTGGGCTGACACTCACCTGGCCTCTCGGGTACAAGACTTTCTGTTCTGTCGTGCGATGAAACAACGCTGATGCAGGTgctttaatgaaaaaataaactccAGCTGTGTCCAGAACAAGGTTTCAGAGGCggaaaataaaaactgagcGCTTTTGACGAGAGTCACAGTGACAGAAGAACCGGAGACAGGAACATCTGCTGCTGGCAGCTACAGATCTTCAGGGCTGGGACTCACTTCTGTGTGGAAGAGACAACAGCGCCCTCTGCCGGCATGATCATTCACTAGTCCtcactttatcaatcaatcaatcagactttaattataaagcgcttttcatacgatgacattgtaacacaaagtgctgaacataaaaacaacctaaaatagaataaatcaagaaaaagatccccccccccaaacccaccccacaatccgaaggttaagaacacaatatccggaacaatagtaataaaaacaatacaaataaaataaataaattaaaattaaaaaagaagttgctgaacgaactgaggaaacgctctcgtGATATCATAATGAGAacacactggaggtaaaataagatgttaaaactcaacacaggaaattaaaatctccaaaataaaaatacatttctaagataataaaacactaaaatattaaccattaaaagaaaataagatgttgtacttaaaataaataaatacacaagtacatacatgaataaaatagaatacaattgactaaaaattgcaccagataaataaataaataaataaataaataaaagtgttataagaatgaaacagttagaagcgagactaaaaaggtaggtcttgagtttacttttaaaaatgttgatgctctgtgcagccttcagatcttcaggtaggtgTTCCACAGGTGTGGGCCGTGATGATAAAAGGCTCTCAGTGGTTCATAtgataaaagaaaatctgataaataagaagggccaagaccattaagagatttaaaaaccagtaaaataatcttaagatctattctaaaagatactggaagccaatacagagactttaaaattggtgtagTGTGagctctctttctggtctttaaAGCTCATATAGGGAGTTTTTCACTGGCAGAAAATACTACCTTTTAATGTACAACATGTACATGCTTTGACTGCAGGGGtcaccaaagtcaacacaaacaaaaagttccttacaggaccTTTCAAGGAACCATTTAGCATGctataaatatatgtttatttgCTCAGCCAATGGGAAATAATGAATAATAGTTTAAATATCTTGAAAGATCTGGACATATTGCATATCATATAAAACTTATGTTGTCATAGTGTCATGTAATTTATCCTTCATCATCTGTGTGTAACAAAACTTTTTGTTAAGAATTCAAGTAAATATAACAgcgttttttaaattatgtatatacattttgttgctgtggacgAAATATTCACTTCCttttcacaagaaaatgtttaatgttatactataaagacacacagaaaaataaacagaataaatcaTCCTTTACATTGTTATTATcctgaaatattaaacaatgTTTAGCATCCACCACGCAACACAATGTGAATATGGGCCTATTGTGTTGAAAACTGCCTGCTCATCTAGCTTTCTGTGTTACAGCTTCATATGTTCTAATATTGTATCTTTAATATCATCTACATTTCATATATACATATGAAAGTTTAATGTTTATAGAAACCGAGTAGAATAATTTTCAGAAACACATAAAGTTTTGGGGTCACTCTTCAGCCACCTTCCCTGTCATCCTGTACGTCTCTGTGGGCCATGGCTCTCCACATGTCAGCTGAGTCTCTTGGCTGTCTGGTTTGTCCACCATATCTGCTTACAGAAGAAATAATCATATACAGACTTGAGTTACAAACATGTATGGATTGCACAAGTTAATTTATGAAGTGGATCTTTACTGTGAAGGCAAAACGTTACCTGTTTGTTGACTGTCTGCTGACTTGTTTCTGTTCTTGTGGGAGGGGGCATAAAGGAAGATGATGGTGAAAACATACAGGTTCCACATGCCGTACATCCCTGTGAGAAAAGCACTGTGGACCTGAAGGGTGTAGTCTCCCCAGTGCCAGTGACCTTCACTCACCTGGTGAATAACAAGAgcaatttaaatattttgaggAGCATCATAATTAAgctatattaataataaataatcattaAACAAGCAGGTTAGACTTTATATGTCTATCATTAGAGATGTGATGCATACTTGATTcaagatgaagaagatgacGGTCATGGCTGCACATGCTAAAGTTACCAGCATTAAAAACTTGAATCTGAAGATAATACcctgcaaaaaacaacaacattagtGGAACAACAGCCtggttatttttttatctattgtgttcaatctttttcttttagattactttttatttgttcagaaagaatcagaaccagagaaagactaaatctaaacgcagggtgattttttttgtgctaattctttattttaagtatGCCGACAAATGTTGAGTATAAATGTCAATCAATTTTATCTGCATAATGCTAATTCACAACAAAAGCTATCTAAAGACACTGTACAAAACGGGCAGGTCCATACTGCACTCTTTGTTATATTGTTTATGGAGACCCAACGTAAACCGACAATGAGCAAGATAAGGcgttttttcaaccagaggaactttacccctagTTAATTTttcccctaaaaagcccctgctaggggggtagtacttttcaaaggtcctgggactttcgggggggcagggcctgcaatgctgagcgtgtctgattggtagattaactgcagtgtttttattccacccgccgTTCACgctaacatcacacacatctgtgattcacttgatttctctttttttcattagtttttatttgtatgtgtgtgtacttttcaaaagaagaagctgggattctcttgatttagcagcttgtaacagtagtcttctctcagcccaccgcaaaTTCGTCTCTCCTGGTggtatggttttaaaagtgaccctgtaaactggagcccttcagctgaatgtcacagtgtttgtggagttaacacagctgttgaaacactttgaatgcaaactgatttttttgtttattaggatttaaaaatatcctcatcagataagtatttaatgatcatctaaagacgttcaTGAGGGACACATCCGACCCATGGCAACATCAGGTAAATAACAGGGAAGGAGGCGAGGGAAAATTACCATCTAAAAAACGTTCAGTCtagaaagacaacaaatcaaaagtaGGTTATTTTTACTCTACCATTTGAGATAAGTTAAGCAGTTCAGAACATTAAGTGAAAAGATTGCAAATAAGACTGAAATCATAAGAATAAACTCAAACTTTAGTATAAGCTGGTTTTAAAAATTGAGCTCCTGTTAgaaaatgaatgttaatgttgatttggcgcccccatgtggacaaagtaaaaccttttttttttttacttatcttGTCCCATTCATGCCAAGGTAGTGTTTTCATACCAAAACAAGTCACATCCTGCTACTGTTTGTAGTCAAATACATCCTCACTGAAAAACAGATTATGGAATAATTAATAGAATGATTTTTCCTCAGCATGCTGACAATCTGTTGGTCCTCCTAGCAGCATGACTAAGCATAGTTTAACTAAGCGAATTTTGGTTTTGCTAATGGTGGTCTTACCCTGTGCCTGACTATCTGTGTCTctgttgatttttatttctatgtgAAATTTGTGCTTGCATTTGTTAACTAGATTTCAGAGATTATTTCAATATTTGAAAGTAATTCTTAACATTTGGAtgattctgaaatttaaaaGTAGAGATTTATTGCCCatcagaataaataataaaaaattcatTCTCTCATTACTTTGACCCTTTTCTCCTCCAAATATTAGTGACTCAGTTATTACATGAAATGTATCAAACCTTGTAACGCAGTCTTCTGGCCTCTGGCATTGCagggagctgctgtattttccCACCAATGTTCCTGAACACACATCGCACCATGCCACACAAGGAGACAAAATATAGACAAACAGAAATCCCTGCAACAATAATGAAAGTAATCTGTGATGACAGTCAAGGAAAGAGACTATGTTCAAGTATGTTCTTAGAAATCAGACTGTTTATGATTCAGTGTAAATATCTGAAGGATACTGTCACCCTCGACCCAACCTTTGATGCCCAAACACTGTAGAAAGGATTGGTCAAATGAACCCccctttaaatcaaataaaggaCACtaacattgaaaaaataatacatacatGAAAGCATAGATAGTATTACAGCAGTCATGTCATTACCTTTCACTCAGGTCAAATATGAGGAGAATAGATGAACCAAACACCACCAGCCCAACCTGCCACCAGTACGCTGAGAGCCGATTCCTCTGACTTTGGTCCTAAGggatttgttgttgttagaaATTGTACAACTGTAGTGACAGTATGTGGAGGGTACGCTTGAAAACAGGTGAAAGTTTCTAACCATGAGGTGTTCACCACAGAAGATGATCCAGAAACAGAACAGAGTGGCGTAAAAGATGCCCTGCTGAACATCCTCAAACAGCAGCATCCACGTCCACTCAAAACCCAGAGAGAGCCACTCCACAGGCACGTTCAGGAACATCATGGAGATGCCAAGAGCCAAAATCACCCTGCACAAGAAAAAATGCTACCATCCCTTTACATTTGTTCTTATGAAACAAGTAACTTTCTGCTGTGGGCAGAGTGTTGACCCAATTCACAGAGGACAATTGTGTACGTAAGACATCGCACACATGTCATTTCAAATCAAGCACATGTCaactctcctgctctccaaaAAGCCCCTCTGAGGCACTGATATGTCTTTAAAGTATGAAAGAGGGTTTACCTGGGGCTGTAAGTTCATTGAGTGACTTATAAAGCCTGGGCTGCACTCAATGTTACAAATAAGAGCAACAGAGATGACTTCACTctaccttttaaaaacagaatgatGTGTTCAGCCAGCAAGAAACATATAACCAAAGTCTGTGCAGATGAAGGGATTGTAcgagagagagaaaatcaaaGCATGAAATGAAAATTATAAGAGTAATGCATAATAATAACTAAGAAATTGTGGGGGAAAAAATTTGAATGACTAAAACTCATAACAAGTTTTATCTCGGTTAATattacatttctaaatggaAATCATTTACAAGACCACCTccccaaaaagaagaaaagttaaATTATTTGATGCCTTTCCCCAAAAATTGTTAATTCCTAATTCTAAAATTATCACATACAtacattattttttcttattgttgtAGATTTGTTTAAAATTTCTAGATAACTTCtttgaaaatgtatgttttctGACTAAATTTGGGTTCTGTAAATCTTTGACGAGTGGCTTCAATTATACTGTActagtgtaaaataaaaaaagaatgtgGATTTGATAAATGCTGTAGTTAGCCATTGTTCTCTACTGACTCATACTTCTCTAAAAGGACTGGAGGTCTTGTCATGAGGCTGATCCTGTGCCAGTACCAAACTGTTGCCACAAATATCCAGGGGCTGAACACAGTCTTCATGCTGATCCACACTTTGGTGAAGCCTCCATTTTGGTGAATGCCCTGAGGGAGCAGAGACATTTATGTTTGAATATGGGGGCTTTATATTTTACTTAAATCCAAAGAATTTTATTAgagattttagattttaagttATAAGAAATAAAACTCACCACTATATGGATGTCCTTTATGTCTCCAATGCCAACATTCACTGTGTCATTCACTGGCAGGCGCAGGTTAATGAGAAAGTATTTATGCGCCACACTTCCCAGTTCCATGAATGGTATGGGGTCGCACTGATAGAAGCGGCCTTCATTTTCATATGTCTGCAAAAGCATGCACTGTTACAGGTTACTACACAGGGAGACATCCAGTGATCATTTATTAgcatttacactaccagtcaaaagtttggacacaccttctcattgaattgttttatttattttaattattttcaacattgtagattaatactgaagacatcaactctatgaaataatctggttttaccataatctggattacaacagtagtcaaatagggctatccgttgtgtactaaccctacctctgaacaacacaactgatggtctcaaacacattaagaaggcaagtcattctacaaatgaactcttgacaaggctcatgttaattagaaaccattccaggagaccacttcatgaagcagactgagagaataccaagagtgtgcaaagctgtcatgaagaaaaaaagggggctactttacagaatgtaaaatataaaacatattctgctttgtttaacacttttttgttcattacataaatccatatatgttctttcatagttttgatgtcttcagtattaatctacagtgtttacagtaattagaataaatacaaacccttgaatgagaagttgtttccaaacgtttgactggtagtgtatgtaatGCAGTCATGCAGGTCCATCATAAGACAATGTACCGACAAATATTATAATGATtagttttttatcattttgcaCATTCAAGCAGACTGGCATACACTTGCTGGTTGTTCCAGTGCAggaatgtgttgtttttgttagacTTTAAATCAAGAGTGTTTGGGTTTCTAAATGTTGTTCAGACAAATGCAGCAATTCAATAATTAACACTAAAAACTGAGTAATTTTGATTCGTTTTTTCGAAATTTTTCGAATTTTTTTAACTAAAAGATGAATTGAGCGATAGTGGAAATACACCTCAGTTTAAtcagcaataaaacaaaattgcaAGTTTCACTCCTCCATGCAGATTTACCTTTGGGACATCAAAGGTGCACCGGAGCGGCCTTTGCTCCACTGAGTGAAACTTTGTGGTCCACTTTGATTTCAAATCATCCCTGTGTGCCAGGCCAGCATCAATAGTAATGACGACATCATCTTCTATACAAAGACATAAGAGTTAAAAGACGTTCATATCAAGAACTAAAATTCATCTTAACTTATTTCATCAGAACTtcttagaaaaacaaaagtctTACCGATCTGATTGATCATTTTGAAAGCAATATCAACCTGCAGAACGGCCAGCATGTACTGAAACCAGGGGCTCATCTCCCGGTTGGGGAGAGGAACATgcacagcaaacacaatgtCATTGGCGTCCAGTAATTTTGCAAGAGGCTCATCAAAACTGTGGATCTGCTGGCACCGGTTTGATCCCCATGGCATGAGCCAGATGCGTGACCTGTGCCGATTGATGCATTTGGTGGCAAGGTAGCGGATGGCACTGGTGGGATTGGGGGCTAAGGCAGAGAGGAATAATCTCTCAGAGACAAGATGTTTGGCCATGCAAGTGCACATAGTGTAATTATTTGGTTGCAATAAATCTTAAGAAGCAAATTAGTTTTAGGATCTACTTCCAGAAATGTTAACTGCGATTccaatgaaataaagaaaatcgTACAACTTACCGATAAATGCTCCGACCATGACTGAGAGGACTTGAAACAGGAGAATAAACAAACCGAAGATAACCAACTTCCTCGTGCTCATGTTCTCTATAATTGCTCCTGACATTTTTTGAAGGAAGTGATGCTCCAGACAAAAAGCCTGTGGTCCCAATGGGCTGAGCACTCAGCTGCTacatccctctttctctcctcattCACATCTGACTATCCCAGGAGGTACAAAGCAACGTCAAACAGAGTGAGtgcagaggaggggaggggctgcaacctttctgtgtggattcagaaaaatacattgtcaacaaataaaagatgaaagcAAAGACAAAACAGTTGTCTATAAAACATGATTCCTTTATTGCTTATAGAAGACACCTTTTGTAGCATTGGCAAGTGAATGTCCTTCACAAGAAAATTACGTCTTTACACTGAGGATTGACCACAGTCACAATGCAAACGTTTGATACTGCACCCAAGGGAGAGGGGGGAATAACAAATTCAGCCTGAATATCAAAGTATCTTACAAAGTCATGGGTTCATTATCTGTAACATTGCTTACACTGACCTGGAGTCAGCGAGGACAAGCACAGTAGCACctacaccttttaaaaacacaaaatctgtctgggctgtttgtctgtctttggTTCAGAGACAAAAATATTCTCTTTCTGAAAGGTGCGGCTAATTAGCAATACTGTGTGTGGTTTAAGGTAGaaagaaaatgcaacaaaaagtaTCTGAATGAGCTCAATTTAAACAAAATGTCCACTTATTTCTCtacttaacaaaaaaatattccaATATTCACAACCCCTAAAGCAATCCTGTGTGACCGCCAGAGAGGAGAAATCATCTGCTCTGAAAC
The genomic region above belongs to Notolabrus celidotus isolate fNotCel1 chromosome 2, fNotCel1.pri, whole genome shotgun sequence and contains:
- the LOC117831134 gene encoding protein wntless homolog, whose translation is MSGAIIENMSTRKLVIFGLFILLFQVLSVMVGAFIAPNPTSAIRYLATKCINRHRSRIWLMPWGSNRCQQIHSFDEPLAKLLDANDIVFAVHVPLPNREMSPWFQYMLAVLQVDIAFKMINQIEDDVVITIDAGLAHRDDLKSKWTTKFHSVEQRPLRCTFDVPKTYENEGRFYQCDPIPFMELGSVAHKYFLINLRLPVNDTVNVGIGDIKDIHIVGIHQNGGFTKVWISMKTVFSPWIFVATVWYWHRISLMTRPPVLLEKVILALGISMMFLNVPVEWLSLGFEWTWMLLFEDVQQGIFYATLFCFWIIFCGEHLMDQSQRNRLSAYWWQVGLVVFGSSILLIFDLSERGVHLTNPFYSVWASKVGSRVTITFIIVAGISVCLYFVSLCGMVRCVFRNIGGKIQQLPAMPEARRLRYKGIIFRFKFLMLVTLACAAMTVIFFILNQVSEGHWHWGDYTLQVHSAFLTGMYGMWNLYVFTIIFLYAPSHKNRNKSADSQQTDMVDKPDSQETQLTCGEPWPTETYRMTGKVAEE